AAGGGAACTAACCTAAGAAAGACGCCTgttaacataaaaacaaacttttatGGTGCTCAAGTGGATACATTTGATTTCTAATTTGAGGGGAAAATTAGGAAAAGGAGAGCTAATTAAAAGATCTGTTTGTCTTAGGTAGTACTTTGCCTCTAATGCTATCTTGTAGATTTCCAAATAGTGTGAAATATCGTGGCTTTCTTCCGGATTAATACATTTGCCATTTGGAGTGGTTCCAAGTTACTGTAGCAAGTGGAATTACCTGAATTCAAGCAGGCTTGAAGTGAGGGGGGAAAAACAGCCCTAACTTTGGCCATGTTTCCAAATCTCTGTCTCTGAGCTTTTGCTGTTTGCAAAGATGAGGaataacaaacaaaaccacagtcAAATCAAATATGGAAAAGAACCATGGGAGGAGGAGTTTGGACTACTGAGAGAACAGTGAAATGGAAACaaagatgcttttttttaaaaaatttactgttAGGCTAGGATACAGAATTTTACATGTTTACAATATGCCTGCAATCATGCAAAAGGCATCATGATGTAACTATGTACTTGGGGCAGGCAATTTCACATCTCTGCCTATCAATTTCACCATAAAGAAACATGgtaatagggacgcctgggtggctcagtcggttaagctcaggtcatgatcccagggtcctaggatcaagtcctgcatcgggctccttgctcagtggggagtctgcttctctctctgccactctgcctgtgtttgctctctctctctctctaacaaataaataataaaataattttttttaaagaaacatggtAATAATATTATTCTTGTGAGGACTAAATGTCAAATTTTCTAAGCTACTTAGAGGAGTAATGAGCATGTACCGAGCACACCAAAGGTAGatgcaaaaaagtttttaaagccaACTTTTACGTAATGGGCCAGTAGGTGATAATTTTCCTTCTATTCAGTaaagaacatgtatttttttgataACTAGAAAGTTTAAAATCTTTTACTAAAAGACTTagagaaaaatctgtatttaaaaacttctcttttcttttgaactaGTTTCTatatccttcctttttctttttcttaatctgCTGTACCCATGATCAGACATATCCTGGCTATGAGAAATCCAGAGGTCTTGGTCATTCTTCAGAGTTtccagaattattatttttgattGTAGTCAAATATatgtaacaggggcgcctgggtggctcagtgggttaaagcctctgcctttggctcaggtcatgatctcagggtcctgggatcgagccccacatcgggctctctgctcagcggggagcctgcttcccttcctctctctctgcctgcctctctacctacttgtgacctctgtcaaataaataaaatctcaaatatatatatacatatgtgtgtgtgtgtgagagacaccAAATTTACCACTTTATTCTTAAGTGTACAAGTCACTGCCATGACATACATTCACAATGTTTTCCACCATGCCTAGTACCTATCTCCAGAACGTCATCATCTCAAACAGTAACTCTgcacccattaaacaataattctcCATTCTCCCTTACCCTCACCAGCTCTGGTAGcctccattctactttctgtctctatgaatccaACTATTTGAGGTACCTCCTATACATGGGATCATGCAATATATGCacatttgtgtctggcttattcaCTTAGCACATTGTTTTCAAATTTCACTCGTGTTGTAGTATGTAtcagaattttattcctttttatgaccaGATAACAGTCATTGTTATGTACTTATCACATTTTATTTGTAGATTCACCTGTTAGACATGTGATTTGCTTCCACTTTTtgactgttatgaataatgctgctatgaacttaGATGTACAAGTATCTGTTCTAGTCCCTGCTTTCAACACTTTTCTTTATAAACCTAGGAGTTAACTTATTGAGGACGGCCCAACTGTTTTCCACAAAGCTACAGCATTTTACATTCAAACCAGCATCcagcattattttaaagaatgCCTTCAAGTCAAACTGATATACTGAATCTAAAGTCATTTCCTAGCTGCTTAGTTGCTATGTACCGTATTTACTAAAACTAAATTCTATCACTAGGTAACCAGAGCACCTATAATTAAGAGATGCAGTACACCTTTCATCTACATCGAACATGCATCTTGCCAGGTGTGGTCCATTATGTCATTTTTTGCTGCCAATAATGTTTATGTTATATGCAGTTTTCAGCTGAATCCTTCCTGCTTTGAGGGAGGGTAAAAAAGGATACAGATTTAGAATTCGAAAATGTGACTCTGGGATCTTCGACAATTATAcgtaaaatatctaggaatgacGTTTATAACTTGTAAACCTTGGTAACATTTTGTCACTCTATCGACCCCATAGTGTTGCTGAAGCGCAGATACTATGTGTAAGAAAGCCTGCTATACGAGGGCTATAGTTACTATGTGTCCTAATAATTTAAACAAGACGAGTTTCTTTCTAAGGGTTCCAGCAGACTTTCAACAAGCTGCCCTTTGAGTCTGGGGCTCTAAAGTAAACGGTAACGAGCAGAGCATAGAAACCCATAATAGAAAAACATTAAGTGGATGCATAACATTCCTCCTTCATTCAAGTTTATCCAGCATCCATATTTATAACACAAAGCGTATTGTGTCAAAAGTAgtgattaaataagttaaaatgtgTCCTCCAGAGGCTTAGTTCCTGTGCGAATATTAATAATTATCGAGCTGCCCAACTTCAGATCCAAAGTCCCTTACCCAGTCATTAAACAGTTGGGGACCCTCATCAAATTCGTGGGCGCTGTCTCTTTAACGTGCAACAGAACTCCGATTGCATCGATCACAGACCCGTCACGCTTCTTCCCATAGGTCTCATTTCCACCCCGGTGACTGCTCTACGTCACAGTTTCAAGCAGAGGGGAGCGCGTGCGTTAGTAAACTTTGGCTTTCGTGGGTGGTTACACCTGACCCCGGAGCGTCCCGCTTTGCCAGCCCGCGACGGCCCGGCTTCCGGCCGTGCCGGCGACGACTCGAGGTTCGACTGGCCACGCCTGGAGCGCGGGGTTTGACTGGGCCGCCGTTGTTGTAGTGACCGGGAGGCGCCGCCGCTCCGGGCAGACGGTTCCGGGCGCAGCACggtcccccctcctccccatcctccctttCCCCCCGGCTCCCCCCGCCGGCTGGAGCCCGGTGCCGACCGCGCCTCCCATGGCCTCCGCCCTGGtaaggaggggctgggggtcgCCTCCCCGGAGCTGGTGCCGCGGGCTGCGGAGCCAGGTCGGGGCAGCGCTCGCACCTGGCGGGAGATGGAGGCGGCGTCCGCAGCCCCGTCCTGAGAGCCCCTCGCCCCTCGCCCCGGGGCGTCCACATCTCACTCTCTGTCACTGGGGCCGAGTTCTGGCCAGACCCCGAGCGCTCCTCCCCGCGTCCCGGAGCCCCGGACTGAGCCGGGGCAGCCCCATGGCCCCTAGAATTCTCGGAGGGTTTCCGTGGAGCGCCTGCGTCAGAATCACCCGGCAGGTTTAAAGAAGCCGGGGCCCTCTCTCGCACCCGCGACTCCGAGCCCGCGGCCGGGGCCCGGGAACGCGCATTCGGATGAGTGGCCCGGGCGGCCCCGCGGGCGCGGCCGATTCTGGGAAGCGCCCGTGGCGGGTTTGGCGGGTGTGGCGGGTTTCTGCGCGGGAGGCCGGCGCCCGGCGTCCCCCGACGGGGGTCCGAGCGTGTGTCCGCAGGCTCGCCGCCGGTGTGGCCGCTCCGGGGCTGGGCTCCGGTTGCACCACCTGACACCTGCTTGCACCTGCTTGCACCACCTGACACCTGCTTGCACCTGCTTGCACCACCTGACAACTTTCCTTCCCAGGAGGACCCCGTTCTGGAGCGATATTTTAAGGGccacaaagctgcgatcacctcCGTGGACTTCAGTCCCAACGGCAAACAACTTGGTAAgtgtccttctctctttctgcgaGGAGGGACATGCTCGACTGGTCGGAAGCCGTGCCGCCCGTCCACGCTGGGCCGCGGGAGCGCCGCCGGGCACCGGGGCGGAGGTCGACGGCGGCCGGAGCCGCGCGCACCTGGGTCGCGTCGGTCCCGCCCCCATCCCGGCCGCGAGAGCCGCCCGCAGGCCTGGGCCTGGCCGGCGACTTTCGCGAACTAACCACCAGGAGGAgtgagtgggaaggggaggggtttGTCCGCGGCCCAGGGAGGGTGGGGTGCTGGCGAGAGAGTTTGTGAAAAGTTGTGAGAAGAGCAGGAGGAAGCGGGGAGAGAGGAGCGGGGGGCTGTGCCGGAGGCCAGGGACTGAGAGGTCTCAGGTCACCCCGGGAAGCCCCCGTGGCTGGAAAGGAGCCGAGCGTCTGCGTCAGAGGAGGGACCCGCTTCGGAGTTCGCCCCTACCTGCGCCTGGAACTCAGTCTGCGGCTCCGCAGACGTTCTTCTGCGTGGTGACTCTGGTGGCCGCGGCGGCGCCCTGGCCGTGAGGATCCGGATGGCCGTGAGGTGGACCTGGGCAGGCAAAAGCTGCCTGTTGCTGGCGCTTTTAACAGTGGCCTATATCCTGGTGGAACTCTCGGTCTCCACTTTCCATGCCTCCCCAGCAGCCGACCTTGCCAGGGAGCAGGGGCCAAAACAGCTTTCAGACCCCTgggaaaaggcagaggatttGTCTCGACCGCTCTACAAGAAGCCGCCTGCAGACTCCCATGCGCTTGGGGAGTGGGGCAAAGCCAGCAAACTCCAGCTCAGCGAGGGTGAATTGAAGCAGCAGGAAGAACTTATTGAGAGATATGCCATTAATATTTATCTCAGTGACAGGATCTCCCTTCATCGCCACATAGAGGACAAGAGAATGTATGAGTGCAAATCCAAGAAGTTTAATTACAGGAGACTTCCCACCACCTCTGTTATCATTGCTTTCTATAATGAAGCCTGGTCGACTTTGCTCCGCACCATCCACAGTGTTTTAGAAACTTCTCCTGCAGTCCTTTTGAAAGAGATCATCTTAGTGGATGACTTGAGTGACAGAGTTTATTTGAAGACACAGCTTGAAACTTACATCAGCAATCTTGATAGAGTCCGCCTGATTAGAACAAATAAGCGGGAGGGGCTGGTTAGAGCCCGCCTGATTGGGGCCACTTTTGCCACTGGGGATGTCCTCACTTTCCTGGATTGTCACTGTGAGTGTAATTCTGGTTGGTTAGAACCACTTCTGGAAAGAATTAGTAACGATGAGACGGCAATTGTTTGTCCTGTTATAGATACCATTGATTGGAATACTTTTGAATTCTATATGCAGACCGGGGAGCCCATGATTGGTGGATTTGACTGGCGCTTAACCTTCCAGTGGCATTCTGTCCCCAAGCACGAAAGAGACAGACGGAAATCGAGAATTGACCCAATCAGATCACCCACCATGGCTGGAGGACTGTTTGCTGTCAGCAAGAAATATTTTCAGTACCTTGGAACGTATGACACTGGAATGGAAGTGTGGGGAGGTGAAAACCTTGAGCTGTCTTTTAGGGTCTGGCAGTGTGGAGGTAAATTGGAGATCCACCCATGTTCCCACGTGGGGCACGTATTCCCCAAGCGGGCGCCCTATGCTCGGCCTAATTTCCTACAGAATACTGCTCGGGCAGCAGAAGTGTGGATGGACGAGTACAAAGAGCATTTCTACAATCGAAACCCTCCAGCAAGGAAGGAAGCTTATGGTgatatttctgaaagaaaattacTACGCGAACGGCTGAAGTGCCAGAGTTTTGACTGGTATTTGAAAAACGTATTTTCTAATTTACACGTCCCAGAGGATAGGCCAGGCTGGCATGGAGCTGTCCGCAGTATGGGAATCCCTTCTGAATGTTTAGATTATAATTCTCCTGACAACAACCCCACAGGTGCTAACCTTTCCCTGTTTGGATGCCATGGTCAAGGAGGCAATCAATTCTTTGAATATActtcaaacaaagaaataaggtTTAACTCTGTGACAGAGTTATGTGCAGAGGTtcctgagcaaaaaaaaaatgtaggaatgCAAAATTGTCCAAAAGATGGGTTCCCTATCCCCGCAAACATTATTTGGCATTTTAAGGAAGATGGAACCATTTTTCATCCACACTCGGGGCTGTGTCTTAGTGCTTTTCGGACACCTGAGGGTCGACCTGATGTTCAAATGAGAACTTGTGATGCTCTAGATAAAAATCAAATCTGGAAGTTTGAGAAATAGAAGAGCACAATGGCACTCTCTTCCTGAGCTTAGAGCTTCAGGAAAGTCAAAGAGCTGGTGAAGAACCTCAGTAAAGACTGTATTTTATCAGAAATCACCCGCTGGTCACCTGCGAGAGCTCTGTGAAAGCTGTGTTTCGTTTGGTATAGAACACTGGAAGTGGGTGCATAGAGAGCTGCTGTTTAATCGCTCAAAGTGCCTTACTGATGGGTTGTCTTGTTTAAGAGCTTTGTCAATGTTGTTTCTTCTTAAAGAAGTTGACTGTGAATTGAGACACACAAAACGTTTAAGTGCCAGACTTAATAGTATAGTATGTAAAGTCCAAGCAGAATGAGTGATGAGTTATGTTGATGGGTAAGTTCAATGCCcatccttttaaaaacaaaactcataaatATGTGGTCGGAGCTATTGCTATTTTGATTGTATATGGGATTTGAATCTCTTTTAGCGAGTACATTaaattttaggtgtttttttttaaattttaattttcctttaatcAACTAGAAATCAAAGAAGTTGACCTTAAGGAAAAAGGCCTGCCATAGATGTATGTTTCATTGGAAGAGGGCGTTAGTTTGAATGTGAGTTTGCAGGTCTTTTTAATATGGAGACATCTCAGAAAAGTATACCCACATCTGAATGAAATGGGGAGATACTTACATTCCACGCTTGGTGAACTGGAGCTATTAGACTTCACTGATTTGTATTGATACCTCATATTGCTCTGATTTTATAAGCTGTCCTCTCTGTGAACTCTTTTTCATGTGTGGGACATTTTCTGTTTGCACTTCCTTAAGTTATGAATGTACTGGAGAGGGACTCATTCACAATACTGTGCATCCCTTTGTTAATGCTTAATCATTTAAAGTAAACACAGTTGTTGGCTCTCTGAAGTCAAACCCAACTGCATTTACTAAATGTGTGAAACTGAAAGTGGGCCTCATGCTAGAAAGGCTGTGGGATTCTGCTAGGAGTTTTTCCTAATTAGGACATTTAAGGATTtaatcttaaaacaaagaaaaagactgtctGGGCACTGGTGTATGCTGCCTGGCAGCCTGTTATCAGCACCTAGCACCAAGCCTGGCACTTAGGCAGCTTTCAgtagtgggtgggtggatggatggatggatgaatgaatgagcgaatgagtgaatgaatggctCAGCCTTGGAATGTGATTTTTGTCCTGTCCTTTGACCAAACGACtgtttgggcctcagttttctcatccataaatgTGGGTGCTGGATTTGATCTCAAAAatcccttccagctctgaaatGTTGTGATGACACAATACAGTCACTCTTGCAGTCTTTATAACACTTTTTATCTCTTTACTTTTAACACAGATAATGTGATTGAACAACATTCAGTCCAGTTATGAAGCTGGAAACGAGGGATGGTTTTAAAATTAGgtgagggtcgcctgggtggctcagttaagtgcccgactcttgatttcagctcagatcgtgatcttgGGGGTCATGGgattcgagccccatgtcgggctttgCACtaagtggggtgtctgcttgagtttctctctctctctgccccttgttccactctccctttatctctctgtctctcttcctctcaaataaataaataaatccctaaaaaataattaagtgagCTGAGCTCAACTGAAGTGGTTTGGTTTGGATTGAGTGGGAAGTTGTTGTGGTCAGtgtttgtattcattttcttttggcaATCGTTGaaccaattttgtttttatctttactCTTCAAACTCTAAAAGTAATCTTTTGGGCTAAGAagacaaatatttactaaaacaaATTATCTGAGAAATAAgcatattttttgaagaaaaaaaaatatgtttactaGTTTTATTTTAGTGCTGTATCCAGAAATCACAGGCTGAATTTAGAATTATATTAGTTCACTTTGGTCTAGATTTATGGAAAATGCATACTCCATAGAAAATTAGATGACAGTACTCATAAGTAAAGTTGTTTTCGGTGTGTACATGATGACTAGAGAGAAGGAACTTTGCAGAATGTGAATTTAAGAAAAGCTTTTAGGGTAaccatttcaaaaattaaaagtgttATGTATCTTGAACAGcttatttctcttttgcttcttAAAATGTAAGTGTGTTAATAACTTTCATTAAGTTATTTGGCAACCTTAAAGTTTATCAAAGAAATGTCCAAATTTCATATGCACTGTATATGGCCATGGGTGTAATTTAAGAACGAGTTATAAGAATACTCTGAATTTTGCAAAAATGGTTGTTTGACAGCAGTTGTTCTAAACCCACCCTCTCCTCTTGCCCagtcttctttttaatttaaattacgctttttctttttacttatatttttgttcttgttagCCCCCTATCAAATGGAAAGACTAAAATTGATGTATTCTGGAAGTACTTACTGGAATTACTTTTATTCCAGTGTCTTGCTGCTCCTATCAAAAGGTGAAGGGGTTGGGGCaccagtgggttaaatcctctgccttcggctcaggtggtgatcccagcgtcctgggatcgagccccacattgggctctctgctcagtggagagcccgcttcccttcctctctctctgcctgcctctctgcctacttgtgatctctgtccgtcaaataaataaataaaatctttaaggaaaaggTGAAGGGGGCATTGAAAAGCAAAGTACTTAATTGTTTACCTACTGCCTAAATCGTAGGCTGTGACCCATTAATCTTTTTGGAAGGAATTTTGGGATAGTGCTTTATTTATACCAATAACTTGAAAGTGTCTGGTTCTTCATTCCTCCTCATAGTGTAGGTAACAGAAGAACGAgactttcatatttttatctatAGGCATTTTCAATTTAATTGCAAAAACATACtgtaaaattataaacaaaatttattttgattctctaattCCAGTTTATTGGTACCAAAGCTGTCTTTTGCTGTAGACAATGAAGAGTTGACCTTTAAGTTATTTAACATACTACTAACAGTTTCAGTGAAATATTTAGTAGACtaaagttttccattttaaatggtCACTGTCATGTAGTGTCCAATTCTATGAGTAGATTGTCTAAAGAGGCATTTCTGGCAGTCATCTTTTAAGCGAATGAGAACCTAGTCACTGCAGGATCTCTGTAACTCAGAATAACTTGTTCGTATGAGAAAATCTGTTTACTCCCCAGGAGTAGGCTCCTGCATATTCATTATATGTTGGCAAATCAAACTTTTCTAGGTTGAAGTCAAGAGGTTATTTCTAAGTTGTAGAGTCTTAGCGGTTTTAGGAtctcaattttaatgaataaaatatttagttttgaCTTGTTTGTCCCTTTAAATTGCtgttttaatagtatttttaaatgagcGCAAAGAATATTGAGGTTCAATTAATCTCTtttgaacaatgaatttttttcctttgtgatgagtagtttccatccttttttttccttttattaatggtttttgcagtATTGatcagacataaaataaaatgtgtggctAATTATTTTTGCAAATGGATTCTAATAATTTTAGTCTATGGGATCATTGTTTCTATGTACACATTTGTTGATGGTAACAGAAGTGAGTTAAGCGCATAATAATTTTGCTTGTTTGAAAATACAGACAATGTTAAAAAGTCAAAATTCCTGAATTATTTTGCAAGGTGTCATTAACCAACAAGCATTCTGAAGTGGTGTTAGCGCTATTAATGCATGCATTAATTACTcacaaacaaacaggaaatgaTCCGGGAGCTCTGGGACCTACTGGGGCCCTATAAAAGGAAGCAGGTGAGCACCTGGGCACATTAACACCAATTTCAAAACcctaagccaaaaaaaaaatatgtctattCTATAAACCACATAGCCTCACATTTCTCTTAACCTTCTTTCTGCATCACGCCATCCTAAGTACAATTCCTGTCTACCGGTCACATCTCTCTTCCTCAGTGATTCTGCCTAATGCCCTACACCCTGCCTCTCCTAGCCTGAGACACTGCCTGGGAATCG
This DNA window, taken from Meles meles chromosome 7, mMelMel3.1 paternal haplotype, whole genome shotgun sequence, encodes the following:
- the GALNT4 gene encoding polypeptide N-acetylgalactosaminyltransferase 4; amino-acid sequence: MAVRWTWAGKSCLLLALLTVAYILVELSVSTFHASPAADLAREQGPKQLSDPWEKAEDLSRPLYKKPPADSHALGEWGKASKLQLSEGELKQQEELIERYAINIYLSDRISLHRHIEDKRMYECKSKKFNYRRLPTTSVIIAFYNEAWSTLLRTIHSVLETSPAVLLKEIILVDDLSDRVYLKTQLETYISNLDRVRLIRTNKREGLVRARLIGATFATGDVLTFLDCHCECNSGWLEPLLERISNDETAIVCPVIDTIDWNTFEFYMQTGEPMIGGFDWRLTFQWHSVPKHERDRRKSRIDPIRSPTMAGGLFAVSKKYFQYLGTYDTGMEVWGGENLELSFRVWQCGGKLEIHPCSHVGHVFPKRAPYARPNFLQNTARAAEVWMDEYKEHFYNRNPPARKEAYGDISERKLLRERLKCQSFDWYLKNVFSNLHVPEDRPGWHGAVRSMGIPSECLDYNSPDNNPTGANLSLFGCHGQGGNQFFEYTSNKEIRFNSVTELCAEVPEQKKNVGMQNCPKDGFPIPANIIWHFKEDGTIFHPHSGLCLSAFRTPEGRPDVQMRTCDALDKNQIWKFEK